The Limisphaerales bacterium genome has a window encoding:
- a CDS encoding HlyD family efflux transporter periplasmic adaptor subunit codes for MAKAKAFIKKYPAWTTVIIVLLAGVFMGAKWLEPAVDPTATMQFATVQRGNLRVTVSEGGALDSTRKLNLRCELDGGGTIVELVNEGTYVKGPHTHQAEEGDTLQSLTEKYLTLAQTPSNTDHPTKLQIKALEQSIQRLNPDVDWENPTLGETLHLPGDLLVKFEDGVLRERIFGQVKAVEDAERDLANSEKDLALRKIETAEADRQAELDVEFAEQDLAKYIEGTAPLARLALKGDIDIAEEEIKRAEDRLVSTKKLRAKGYATDLEVQADELTIQKQNNLITKYKKQMDLLERFDIPQMTKRHQSKLSQVRVSEQRMIEKSKAIVENQTEVVARRKAGLQAQRDKLDMYRDQLTKTELRAPQDGLVIFARSSSRYNESYIKLGADIRKGYNVIDLPDVSELMAVVQVHESYVRHLRTGLQAVVKIDSLPEQEFTGVVRKVAPTPDQRRSYYENISVYDTHVWIVDKEGRLPSDLKPGVSARAEIVIAELESVLKIPVQCVTTKGGKKVVQVKRGETVEIVPVETGQFSDRFIEIRSGLIVGDQVSLSPQIAEPTKGKAQAAVGQ; via the coding sequence ATGGCGAAAGCGAAGGCATTTATTAAAAAGTATCCGGCGTGGACGACGGTGATCATCGTGCTGCTTGCCGGTGTATTCATGGGTGCCAAATGGCTGGAGCCCGCAGTTGATCCAACTGCCACGATGCAGTTTGCCACCGTCCAGCGCGGCAACCTGCGCGTGACGGTGTCCGAAGGTGGCGCGCTCGATTCCACCCGCAAGCTCAACCTCCGCTGCGAACTCGACGGCGGCGGCACCATCGTGGAGCTGGTGAACGAAGGCACTTACGTCAAAGGCCCCCATACCCATCAGGCGGAAGAAGGCGACACGCTGCAAAGCCTCACCGAAAAATACCTTACTCTTGCCCAAACCCCCAGCAACACCGATCACCCCACCAAGCTGCAAATTAAAGCGCTCGAGCAATCCATCCAGAGGCTTAACCCCGATGTGGATTGGGAAAACCCGACCCTCGGCGAAACGCTGCATTTACCCGGCGACCTGCTGGTAAAGTTTGAAGACGGAGTTTTGCGGGAGCGAATTTTTGGGCAGGTCAAAGCCGTGGAGGACGCCGAGCGGGATTTGGCCAATTCGGAAAAAGATTTGGCGCTGCGCAAAATTGAAACCGCCGAGGCGGATCGGCAGGCGGAACTCGACGTGGAATTTGCCGAGCAAGATTTGGCAAAATATATCGAGGGCACCGCGCCGCTCGCCAGACTGGCATTGAAGGGCGACATCGATATTGCTGAAGAGGAAATCAAGCGTGCCGAAGACCGCCTCGTCAGCACCAAGAAACTCCGCGCCAAAGGCTATGCCACCGATCTCGAAGTGCAGGCTGATGAGCTGACCATCCAAAAGCAAAACAACCTCATTACCAAGTACAAGAAACAAATGGATTTGCTGGAGCGGTTTGATATCCCGCAAATGACCAAGCGCCACCAATCCAAACTCTCCCAAGTGCGCGTGAGCGAACAGCGCATGATTGAGAAATCCAAAGCCATCGTCGAAAACCAAACCGAAGTGGTCGCCCGCCGAAAAGCCGGGCTGCAAGCCCAGCGTGACAAACTGGACATGTACCGTGACCAACTCACCAAGACCGAGCTGCGTGCGCCGCAGGACGGCCTTGTAATTTTTGCGCGCAGTTCCTCGCGATACAATGAATCCTACATCAAACTTGGCGCGGATATTCGCAAAGGCTACAACGTCATCGATTTACCGGACGTCAGCGAGCTGATGGCCGTAGTGCAGGTGCACGAATCATACGTGCGCCACCTTCGCACCGGTCTCCAGGCGGTGGTGAAAATTGATTCACTTCCGGAACAGGAATTTACCGGCGTCGTCCGCAAGGTGGCCCCCACGCCGGATCAGCGTCGCAGCTATTATGAGAATATATCTGTGTACGATACGCACGTGTGGATCGTGGACAAGGAAGGCCGATTGCCGTCGGATCTGAAGCCGGGCGTTTCCGCGCGCGCCGAAATCGTCATTGCCGAGCTGGAAAGTGTACTTAAAATTCCCGTGCAATGTGTCACCACAAAAGGTGGCAAAAAAGTGGTGCAGGTGAAACGCGGCGAGACGGTTGAAATTGTTCCTGTAGAAACCGGTCAGTTCAGCGACCGCTTCATTGAGATTCGCAGTGGCCTTATAGTGGGCGATCAAGTTTCGTTGTCGCCACAGATTGCAGAGCCCACCAAAGGTAAAGCGCAAGCGGCGGTTGGGCAGTAA
- a CDS encoding ABC transporter permease produces the protein MLGIIFGVCSVIAMLAIGEGASYEAQEAIRALGSRNIIIRSVPPPKGQSTADAVQTYTANYGLKLADIKLLEETLHPRITATLAKRRYRMSVRVGRVELPGTVWGTQPNHLRMSQMELLAGRFLLPSDDRANVCVITDSMAAKLFPISDPLNGEIKFNNRQVFRVVGVVRETAAASARAPGQDSAGQALDANLYIPLAAAHARLGVLFTEQSSGSRVRERVELHELVVELAYEDKVEATVPAIRAALKTSHKKMDYEIIVPLELLRQAEATKRIFNIVLGSIAGISLIVGGIGIMNIMLATVTERTREIGIRRALGAQKGQIITQFLVETVVLSIAGGLVGVVLGVALPFAVEHFAEMKTIVTLPAVLLAFGISAVVGVIFGVYPARRAAELDPIEALRHT, from the coding sequence ATGTTGGGCATAATTTTCGGCGTGTGTTCGGTGATCGCCATGCTCGCCATCGGTGAGGGCGCCAGCTATGAGGCGCAGGAAGCCATTCGCGCGCTCGGCAGTCGCAACATCATCATCCGCAGCGTGCCGCCACCCAAAGGGCAAAGCACCGCCGACGCTGTGCAAACTTACACCGCCAACTACGGCCTCAAGTTAGCGGACATCAAGCTTCTGGAAGAAACGCTTCACCCGCGTATCACCGCTACGCTTGCCAAACGCCGTTACCGGATGAGCGTTCGCGTCGGGCGCGTGGAATTGCCCGGCACCGTTTGGGGCACGCAACCCAATCACCTGCGTATGAGCCAAATGGAATTGCTCGCGGGTCGCTTCCTGCTACCTTCCGATGACCGCGCCAACGTGTGCGTGATCACTGATTCGATGGCGGCAAAACTATTCCCCATTTCCGATCCGCTCAATGGAGAAATCAAATTCAACAATCGGCAGGTGTTTCGAGTGGTTGGCGTGGTGCGCGAAACCGCCGCGGCCAGCGCCCGCGCCCCGGGGCAGGACTCCGCCGGTCAGGCGCTGGACGCCAACCTTTACATCCCGCTCGCTGCCGCCCACGCACGGCTGGGCGTGCTGTTCACCGAGCAATCTTCGGGCAGCCGGGTTCGCGAACGTGTGGAGTTGCACGAATTAGTCGTTGAACTGGCCTACGAAGATAAAGTCGAAGCCACCGTGCCGGCCATCCGCGCCGCGTTGAAGACGTCGCACAAAAAGATGGATTACGAAATCATCGTGCCCCTTGAGCTTCTGCGGCAGGCGGAAGCCACCAAACGCATTTTCAACATCGTGCTTGGCTCCATCGCTGGCATCAGCCTCATTGTCGGCGGCATCGGGATTATGAACATCATGTTGGCCACCGTCACTGAACGCACGCGCGAGATCGGGATTCGGCGCGCCCTCGGCGCGCAGAAGGGCCAAATCATCACGCAGTTTTTAGTGGAGACAGTCGTCCTTTCAATCGCCGGTGGTTTGGTTGGCGTGGTGCTCGGTGTGGCGCTGCCATTTGCAGTGGAGCATTTCGCCGAGATGAAAACCATTGTCACCCTCCCTGCCGTTCTGCTGGCCTTCGGTATTTCTGCGGTAGTCGGCGTAATCTTTGGCGTCTACCCCGCCCGGCGGGCCGCAGAGCTCGATCCCATCGAGGCGTTACGCCATACTTAA
- a CDS encoding DUF1080 domain-containing protein, with protein sequence MKKLITILYVTALMFQATAEEKGFEKIFDGKTLKGWDGNPKFWSVKDGAITGQTTKDNPTQGNTFIIWKAGKTANFILELEYKINGGNSGIQYRSFKKGGKNDGWRIGGYQADFEAGDRYSGICYGEAFRGILSDRGFQTTLSLNDKGKLQKKSEKFGDSNEIGKAIKKGEWNKYRIVAERFHFVHYINGVKTMVLIDNDEKARRPDGLLALQLHQGPAMTVQFRNIRIKHLK encoded by the coding sequence ATGAAAAAACTCATCACGATTCTGTATGTCACCGCCCTGATGTTTCAGGCTACTGCCGAAGAAAAAGGATTTGAAAAAATCTTCGACGGCAAAACCCTCAAAGGCTGGGACGGCAACCCCAAATTTTGGAGCGTCAAAGATGGCGCCATCACTGGACAAACCACCAAGGACAACCCAACCCAAGGCAACACCTTCATCATTTGGAAAGCCGGCAAGACCGCGAATTTCATCCTCGAACTGGAATACAAAATCAACGGCGGAAATAGCGGCATCCAATATCGCAGTTTTAAAAAGGGCGGCAAAAATGACGGCTGGCGCATCGGCGGTTACCAAGCCGACTTCGAGGCGGGCGATCGTTACTCGGGTATTTGCTACGGCGAAGCCTTTCGCGGCATTCTCTCCGACCGCGGCTTTCAGACCACGCTTTCCTTGAACGACAAAGGCAAGCTCCAGAAAAAATCTGAGAAATTTGGCGACTCCAATGAAATCGGCAAAGCCATCAAGAAAGGCGAGTGGAACAAATATCGCATCGTCGCCGAGCGCTTCCATTTCGTGCACTACATCAACGGCGTCAAAACGATGGTGCTCATCGACAACGACGAAAAAGCCCGCCGCCCCGACGGCTTGCTCGCACTGCAACTGCATCAAGGCCCGGCGATGACCGTGCAGTTTCGGAACATTCGGATTAAACATTTGAAGTGA
- a CDS encoding type II secretion system protein: MKKTTPIKGFTLIELLVVIAIIGILASMLLPVLAKAKQKANDVKAMSNLKQVALAMQQYIGDNDETFPKVYGGNGNAGKPMWLNYRYPKESQILQYLGSQDVGELEKMFVHPKDKFYKRRGYKYSYSMNARLNDRPAVFNSAQNMAVLLEEACQHDPADRVNATDGSQNSSGYRWSWTADAIVAKTGQYNAGQSCREVPINDPYMLATWNSRLQLCDPDTVTFRHMDDFHLLREDLKAGRLDKARILEVCNTPSAHVIFADYHVGRASRTEAKNPGYMEPELNTADLPNIGYEKSR, translated from the coding sequence ATGAAGAAAACCACCCCCATCAAAGGATTTACACTCATCGAGCTTCTGGTTGTGATCGCCATCATTGGTATTCTCGCCAGTATGTTATTGCCTGTCTTGGCCAAGGCTAAGCAGAAAGCGAATGACGTGAAAGCGATGTCCAACCTCAAACAGGTGGCTCTCGCCATGCAACAATATATTGGAGATAATGACGAAACGTTTCCCAAGGTATACGGCGGCAACGGAAATGCCGGTAAGCCGATGTGGTTAAATTATCGTTACCCCAAGGAAAGCCAAATCCTTCAATACCTTGGCAGTCAGGACGTGGGCGAGCTGGAGAAAATGTTCGTGCACCCCAAGGACAAATTCTACAAGCGCCGCGGATATAAATACAGCTACTCGATGAACGCGCGGCTGAATGACCGTCCGGCGGTGTTCAACAGCGCGCAAAATATGGCCGTACTGTTAGAGGAAGCTTGCCAGCACGATCCTGCAGATCGCGTGAACGCCACCGATGGCTCACAAAATAGCAGCGGTTATCGCTGGAGTTGGACGGCCGATGCGATTGTTGCCAAAACCGGCCAATATAACGCGGGCCAAAGCTGCCGAGAGGTTCCCATTAACGATCCCTACATGCTCGCTACATGGAATAGTCGTCTCCAGCTTTGCGATCCCGATACGGTGACGTTTCGCCACATGGATGATTTCCATTTGTTGCGCGAAGATTTGAAAGCCGGTCGGCTGGATAAAGCCCGAATCCTTGAGGTTTGCAACACGCCAAGTGCGCATGTGATTTTTGCGGATTACCATGTGGGCCGCGCCTCCCGTACCGAGGCCAAAAACCCTGGCTACATGGAGCCGGAATTAAACACCGCCGATTTGCCCAACATCGGATACGAGAAGTCGCGCTAA
- a CDS encoding sugar phosphate isomerase/epimerase: MRFGINSFLFTSPFTTKSTSLFPKFVKWGFDTIEIPIEAPEHIDSVKVRKALDKHGLACGSVCACMGPGRDFRGSAKDQREAMKYCKALIDHMVNLGCPSLIGPVYSVVGKADAVEPKEQKREFALVVKNLKVLCAYAEKKGVQICVEPLNRFETDFLNTCDKGLRLIKAVNSPVLKLHLDTFHMNIEEKNQAAAIRKAGKLLGHFHACGSDRGTPGNDHIDWPPIVKALKSIRYNGDVVIESFTTDVKVIARAAAIWRRMEPTREEIAVKGLKFLKKAFK; the protein is encoded by the coding sequence ATGAGATTTGGCATTAACTCCTTTTTATTCACTTCGCCGTTTACGACGAAATCCACCAGCCTCTTTCCCAAGTTTGTGAAATGGGGATTCGACACCATCGAAATCCCCATCGAGGCGCCCGAACACATCGACTCGGTGAAGGTTCGCAAGGCTCTCGACAAACACGGGCTCGCGTGCGGCTCGGTCTGCGCGTGTATGGGACCGGGGCGCGACTTTCGCGGCAGCGCGAAGGACCAGCGCGAGGCGATGAAGTATTGCAAGGCGCTCATCGACCATATGGTCAACCTCGGTTGTCCGTCGCTCATTGGCCCCGTATACAGCGTCGTCGGCAAGGCCGATGCGGTGGAGCCGAAGGAACAAAAACGCGAGTTCGCACTCGTGGTCAAAAACCTCAAAGTGCTTTGCGCTTACGCTGAGAAAAAGGGCGTGCAGATTTGTGTCGAGCCACTCAACCGTTTTGAGACCGATTTTCTCAACACTTGCGACAAAGGCCTGCGCCTCATCAAGGCCGTCAACAGCCCCGTGCTCAAGCTGCACCTCGACACGTTTCATATGAACATCGAGGAGAAAAACCAAGCCGCCGCCATTCGCAAAGCCGGCAAATTGCTCGGCCACTTTCACGCGTGCGGCAGCGACCGCGGCACCCCCGGCAACGATCACATCGATTGGCCGCCCATCGTCAAGGCGCTCAAATCTATCCGCTACAATGGCGATGTCGTCATCGAGAGCTTCACCACCGATGTGAAAGTCATCGCCCGTGCCGCGGCCATCTGGCGCCGCATGGAACCCACCCGCGAAGAAATCGCCGTCAAAGGCCTCAAGTTTTTGAAGAAAGCATTCAAGTAA